In one Dehalogenimonas formicexedens genomic region, the following are encoded:
- a CDS encoding cobyric acid synthase yields MPNDKQAKVIMVQGTSSNVGKSVLVAALCRIFKQDGYKVAPFKAQNMALNAFVTPEGGEIGRAQAMQAEASEIAPSIHMNPVLLKPEANSRAQIIVHGKVFDTSSARDYYNYTMMLLEKVKESLEYLRSRNDIVVIEGAGSPAEINLKAREIANMRIAKLAKSPVLLAGDIDRGGVYAFLVGTLELLDESERKLVKGFIINKFRGDVSLIKDANDFLEERTKLPVLGVVPYYRDILLAQEDSVYLDERRNAASNADLDIAIIRSPRISNYDDFDPLEEDGANLRFICRPEEMGNPDLIIIPGSKTTVPDLLAIRESGVADAIVNKARSGTPVFGACGGYQMLGNLIHDPDHVESDNDRVQGLGLIDAETTFVSEKATTQVKGIVTGGSGLLEGLKGEILTGYEIHMGRTESRVRPFQITETQDGPAFYADGSANENGTVIGSYIHGIFQSHGFRRGLLNNLRRRKGLPERIYDAPLDKEKHYDALADLVRSSLDMKTVYRIIDEGVEA; encoded by the coding sequence ATCATGGTGCAGGGAACATCTTCCAACGTTGGCAAGAGCGTGTTAGTGGCTGCCCTCTGCAGAATTTTCAAACAAGACGGCTATAAAGTAGCGCCCTTCAAAGCACAAAACATGGCCCTCAACGCCTTTGTTACGCCTGAGGGCGGTGAGATAGGCCGGGCTCAAGCGATGCAGGCCGAAGCATCTGAAATCGCCCCCAGTATCCACATGAATCCGGTTCTGCTGAAACCTGAAGCCAATTCGCGTGCCCAGATAATAGTGCACGGCAAGGTTTTCGACACCTCCTCTGCCAGAGACTACTACAACTACACCATGATGCTCCTTGAGAAAGTGAAGGAGTCGCTGGAATATCTCAGATCGCGGAATGACATTGTAGTCATCGAAGGGGCCGGTTCCCCGGCAGAGATCAACCTGAAAGCCCGTGAAATCGCTAACATGCGCATCGCCAAGCTGGCGAAGTCACCTGTGCTGCTTGCCGGAGATATCGACCGCGGCGGCGTTTACGCTTTCCTCGTCGGAACTCTCGAACTGCTCGATGAGAGCGAACGGAAATTGGTAAAGGGTTTCATCATCAATAAATTCCGGGGCGATGTCAGCCTGATCAAGGATGCCAACGACTTCCTGGAAGAACGAACTAAATTGCCTGTTCTCGGAGTGGTTCCTTACTACCGGGATATCCTGCTTGCCCAGGAAGATTCCGTATATCTCGACGAGCGCCGCAATGCCGCTTCCAACGCCGACCTCGATATCGCCATCATCCGCAGTCCCAGGATATCCAACTACGATGATTTTGATCCGCTTGAGGAGGACGGAGCCAACCTGCGGTTTATCTGCCGTCCCGAAGAAATGGGAAACCCCGACCTCATTATCATTCCGGGTTCCAAAACCACGGTCCCCGACCTTTTAGCCATCCGAGAATCAGGCGTCGCTGATGCCATTGTCAACAAAGCCAGATCAGGCACACCGGTGTTCGGCGCCTGCGGCGGCTACCAGATGCTGGGGAACTTGATCCACGATCCTGACCATGTCGAATCGGATAACGATAGGGTGCAGGGCCTTGGCCTGATAGACGCGGAAACGACTTTTGTCAGCGAGAAAGCGACCACCCAGGTGAAAGGCATCGTCACCGGCGGCAGCGGGTTGCTGGAGGGCTTGAAAGGTGAAATCCTGACCGGTTATGAGATCCACATGGGCCGGACAGAAAGCCGTGTGCGCCCGTTCCAGATCACAGAAACCCAGGACGGACCGGCATTTTATGCTGACGGCAGCGCCAACGAAAATGGCACGGTTATCGGTAGCTACATCCACGGGATCTTTCAGAGCCACGGCTTCAGGCGGGGTTTGTTGAACAATCTGCGCCGCCGGAAAGGTCTGCCGGAACGGATATACGATGCTCCTCTGGACAAGGAAAAGCATTATGACGCCCTGGCTGATCTGGTGCGAAGTTCGCTGGACATGAAAACCGTCTACAGGATTATCGATGAAGGCGTCGAGGCGTGA
- a CDS encoding PaaI family thioesterase, producing MSKENIQRMRQASIGEPAWQLLGIRLEAIEDGFARVNLTVRPDFLNFVGTVHGGIIATLADSAFGYALNSLYFPTVASQFNIHFLNPANLGDELEAECRVVKAGKRTVMAEITVSTTSGKIIAKATGTGIPLERQQE from the coding sequence GTGAGCAAGGAAAATATCCAGAGGATGCGCCAGGCAAGTATTGGTGAGCCCGCCTGGCAGTTGCTCGGGATAAGGCTGGAAGCCATCGAGGATGGATTTGCCAGGGTCAATCTCACGGTCAGGCCGGACTTCCTGAATTTTGTGGGCACGGTTCATGGCGGAATCATTGCGACCCTGGCTGACTCGGCTTTCGGTTATGCGCTGAATTCGTTATATTTTCCGACAGTGGCCAGCCAGTTCAATATCCATTTCCTTAACCCGGCGAATCTTGGCGATGAATTGGAAGCCGAATGCCGGGTAGTTAAAGCCGGGAAACGCACTGTGATGGCTGAAATAACGGTATCGACAACATCTGGTAAAATCATCGCCAAAGCAACGGGCACAGGAATACCCTTGGAAAGGCAGCAGGAATAG
- a CDS encoding ABC transporter ATP-binding protein, whose protein sequence is MGQPITSVANGVKVSLRNLTLSFGGINALKDVSVDIRENEILAIIGPNGAGKTCLLNCLNGFYKPQKGEILFEGKNISRIRPDKAAKLGLARTFQNIELFSGLTTLENAMAARHVFMKQNLLTGALYFGPAHNEEIRHRRVVEDIIDFLEIEPVRNKTVASLPYGMRKRIELARALALEPKVLLLDEPMAGMNTEEKEDIARFIVDIFEGQGESYPDTPVLRDGVRTIVLIEHDMGVVMDLADRIVVLDFGRKIAEGTPEEIKNNTQVISAYLGESSKR, encoded by the coding sequence ATGGGACAGCCGATAACCTCCGTTGCAAACGGTGTCAAGGTCAGCCTGCGAAACCTTACCCTTTCTTTCGGCGGCATCAACGCGCTTAAAGACGTGTCGGTCGACATCCGGGAAAACGAAATCCTGGCGATCATCGGACCAAACGGCGCCGGCAAGACCTGCCTGTTGAATTGCCTCAACGGCTTCTACAAGCCCCAAAAAGGCGAGATATTGTTTGAAGGTAAGAATATCTCCCGCATCCGCCCGGACAAGGCCGCAAAATTGGGCCTGGCGCGAACCTTCCAGAATATCGAACTATTTTCCGGCCTGACAACCCTTGAAAATGCCATGGCGGCCAGGCACGTGTTCATGAAGCAGAATCTGCTGACTGGTGCTCTTTATTTTGGTCCCGCGCATAACGAAGAGATCCGGCATCGGAGAGTCGTCGAGGACATCATCGATTTCCTGGAGATCGAGCCGGTGCGCAACAAAACGGTGGCTTCTCTTCCTTACGGCATGCGTAAAAGGATTGAGCTGGCGCGCGCTCTGGCACTCGAGCCCAAGGTGCTGCTCCTTGATGAGCCTATGGCGGGCATGAACACGGAGGAAAAGGAAGACATCGCCCGGTTCATCGTAGATATCTTTGAAGGCCAGGGAGAGTCCTACCCGGATACTCCCGTCCTACGGGATGGAGTTCGTACCATCGTGCTGATAGAACACGACATGGGTGTTGTCATGGACCTGGCAGACCGCATCGTGGTGCTGGATTTCGGTCGTAAGATCGCCGAAGGCACCCCGGAGGAAATCAAGAACAATACGCAGGTGATCTCAGCTTATTTGGGGGAGAGCTCAAAACGCTAA
- a CDS encoding phenylacetate--CoA ligase family protein, whose product MDQHYDKLESMTAAERKVYMDGRLRTAVSRAYRGAPASRAMMLETGVRPSEIKTVADLEKLPISRKTDLIDSQKLAPPYGGYYIGKPEEIERIFVSPGPVYEPLHSSKIEWFARSFWAAGFRKGDIVINTFTYHLSPAGTLFQEGLRDCGATVIVAGAGNTDIHIKTIKDLSVNAFVGTPSYLMSLIKKIEETGGDYRKDYRINKAWFTGEMLSPSIRKVLESDYGIDTYQAYAVTEPGGALAYECSDKSGLHLMDDYVIEIVDPLTGKQLPPGEVGEVVVTPLHNPHWGLLRFGTGDLSKMLIDNCPCGRTAPKLAGLLGRSGEAVKVRGMFVVPKQVETALAAVAEVGRFQLVVRRNGTRDELTLITELKSGVTANLELQNRIESVFQKTSIVKLDSVVLLPPGTIAADAKPVIDERKWD is encoded by the coding sequence ATGGATCAGCATTACGATAAGCTGGAATCGATGACCGCTGCGGAGCGGAAAGTATACATGGATGGCCGTCTGAGGACGGCGGTCTCCCGGGCTTACCGCGGGGCGCCCGCGTCCAGGGCAATGATGTTGGAAACCGGGGTCAGGCCTTCCGAAATCAAGACCGTCGCCGACCTTGAAAAATTGCCCATCAGCCGCAAGACCGATCTTATCGATTCCCAGAAACTGGCCCCGCCTTATGGCGGCTATTATATCGGTAAACCGGAAGAGATCGAACGTATTTTCGTCTCGCCCGGGCCGGTCTATGAACCCCTGCACTCGTCCAAAATCGAATGGTTCGCCAGGTCATTCTGGGCGGCGGGGTTCCGTAAAGGTGACATTGTAATCAATACCTTTACTTATCATCTTTCGCCAGCGGGAACGCTTTTCCAGGAAGGGCTGCGCGATTGCGGGGCGACCGTCATAGTAGCCGGGGCTGGGAACACCGATATTCATATCAAGACAATAAAAGATCTCTCCGTTAACGCCTTTGTCGGCACGCCGAGCTACCTGATGTCCCTCATAAAGAAGATCGAAGAGACCGGTGGCGATTACAGGAAAGATTATCGCATAAACAAAGCCTGGTTCACGGGAGAAATGCTGTCGCCGTCGATCAGGAAAGTCCTGGAGAGTGATTATGGCATCGACACCTACCAGGCCTATGCGGTTACCGAACCCGGCGGGGCGCTTGCCTACGAGTGTTCGGATAAATCCGGCCTGCATCTGATGGATGATTATGTCATTGAAATTGTCGACCCATTGACCGGAAAACAACTGCCGCCAGGGGAGGTGGGTGAAGTAGTAGTGACGCCCTTGCACAATCCTCATTGGGGTTTGCTTCGCTTTGGAACAGGCGACCTTTCTAAAATGCTCATCGACAACTGTCCCTGCGGCAGGACGGCTCCAAAACTGGCGGGGCTACTTGGGCGGTCGGGAGAGGCGGTCAAGGTCCGCGGGATGTTCGTCGTACCCAAGCAGGTTGAGACGGCTTTAGCGGCGGTCGCCGAGGTCGGGAGGTTCCAACTGGTGGTCCGCCGAAACGGGACACGGGATGAACTGACTCTAATAACAGAATTAAAGTCCGGCGTTACCGCTAACCTTGAACTTCAGAACCGCATCGAATCTGTTTTTCAAAAAACGAGTATCGTTAAGCTGGACTCCGTGGTGCTTTTACCTCCGGGAACCATCGCTGCAGACGCCAAACCGGTCATTGACGAAAGAAAATGGGACTAA
- a CDS encoding ABC transporter ATP-binding protein: MLKINNIEVAYLNVIRVLHGVSLGVPDGQIVTLLGANGAGKTTTLKAISGLLHVEEGEVTDGNIEWNGERIDKKNAEYIGRLGIVQALEGRRVFEHLTAEENLLVGAFHRKDRSEVKNDLEMVYNYFSRLRNLRNNTAGYLSGGEQQMVVIGRAMMARPKLMMLDEPSLGLAPLMVDEIYSIIRRFNEDQKTSVLLVEQNVRIALSIAHYGYVMENGRVVLDGTADFLKNNEDVKEFYMGLSAVGKQKSYRDVKHYKRRKRWL; the protein is encoded by the coding sequence ATGCTCAAGATAAACAATATCGAAGTCGCCTACCTCAACGTCATCCGCGTCCTGCACGGTGTCTCGCTGGGCGTGCCTGACGGGCAAATCGTCACTTTACTTGGAGCTAACGGCGCCGGCAAGACGACGACCCTGAAGGCCATTTCCGGCCTCCTTCATGTGGAGGAGGGAGAAGTCACCGACGGCAACATCGAGTGGAACGGCGAGCGGATAGATAAGAAGAATGCTGAGTATATCGGGCGGCTCGGCATCGTCCAGGCGTTGGAAGGCAGGCGCGTTTTTGAGCACCTTACCGCGGAAGAGAACCTTCTGGTAGGCGCTTTTCATCGCAAAGACCGCTCCGAGGTGAAGAATGACCTGGAGATGGTCTACAACTACTTCTCCCGGTTGCGGAACTTGCGCAACAACACCGCCGGCTACCTGTCCGGCGGCGAACAACAGATGGTGGTAATAGGAAGGGCTATGATGGCCCGGCCGAAACTCATGATGCTCGATGAACCATCTTTGGGACTGGCCCCGTTGATGGTCGATGAGATCTACTCCATTATCAGACGCTTCAATGAGGATCAAAAAACTTCCGTCTTACTCGTCGAACAAAACGTCCGGATCGCCCTTTCCATCGCCCATTACGGGTATGTCATGGAAAACGGCCGGGTGGTACTCGATGGCACGGCGGACTTCCTGAAGAATAATGAGGACGTCAAAGAGTTTTACATGGGGCTTTCGGCGGTTGGCAAGCAAAAGAGTTACCGCGATGTAAAGCATTACAAACGGCGCAAACGCTGGCTATAA